In one Ochotona princeps isolate mOchPri1 chromosome 16, mOchPri1.hap1, whole genome shotgun sequence genomic region, the following are encoded:
- the VSTM2B gene encoding V-set and transmembrane domain-containing protein 2B isoform X1, producing MEQRNRRGALGYLPPLLLHALLLFVADATFTEVPKDVTVREGDDIEMPCAFRASGATSYSLEIQWWYLKEPPRELLHELALSVPGARSKVTNKDATKISTVRVQGNDISHRLRLSAVRLQDEGVYECRVSDYSDDDTQEHKAQALLRVLSRFAPPNMQAAEAVSHIQSSGPRRHGSPSAANANPAGAAGRTTSEPSRGDRSPPPGSPPAAPDPRVPEAAVASEAHTATTTVIATAAASSASLPPGQAVLLRQRHGSGTGPRYATDPVLSLLLLAVHKVLRLLLGH from the exons ATGGAACAGCGGAATCGGCGCGGCGCCCTCGGATACCTGCCGCCTCTCCTGCTGCACGCCCTGCTGCTCTTCGTGGCCGACG CTACATTCACTGAAGTACCCAAAGATGTGACAGTACGGGAGGGAGACGACATCGAGATGCCGTGCGCGTTCCGGGCCAGCGGGGCCACCTCGTATTCGCTGGAGATTCAGTGGTGGTACCTCAAGGAGCCGCCCCGGGAACTGCTGCACGAGCTGGCGCTCAGCGTGCCGGGCGCCCGGAGCAAG GTAACAAATAAGGATGCAACTAAAATCAGC ACGGTGCGCGTCCAGGGCAACGACATCTCTCACAGGCTCCGGCTGTCGGCCGTCCGGCTGCAGGACGAGGGCGTGTACGAGTGCCGCGTGTCGGACTACAGCGACGACGACACGCAGGAGCACAAAGCCCAGGCGCTGCTGCGCGTGCTCTCGCGCTTCGCGCCGCCCAACATGCAGGCCGCCGAGGCCGTGTCCCACATCCAAAGCAGCGGACCGCGACGCCACGGCTCCCCCAGCGCTGCCAACGCCAACCCGGCGGGTGCCGCGGGCCGCACCACCTCCGAGCCTAGCCGCGGTGACAGGAGCCCGCCGCCCGGGAGCCCTCCCGCCGCCCCGGATCCCAGAGTCCCCGAGGCTGCCGTCGCCTCCGAGGCGCACACGGCCACCACCACTGTCATCGCCACGGCTGCTGCTTCGTCGGCGTCGCTGCCACCAGGCCAGGCTGTCCTTCTGCGCCAGCGGCATGGCTCCG GCACTGGCCCGAGGTACGCCACGGACCcagtcctgtccctgctgctgttaGCCGTGCATAAGGtcctgcggctgctgctggggcACTGA
- the VSTM2B gene encoding V-set and transmembrane domain-containing protein 2B isoform X2, translating to MEQRNRRGALGYLPPLLLHALLLFVADATFTEVPKDVTVREGDDIEMPCAFRASGATSYSLEIQWWYLKEPPRELLHELALSVPGARSKTVRVQGNDISHRLRLSAVRLQDEGVYECRVSDYSDDDTQEHKAQALLRVLSRFAPPNMQAAEAVSHIQSSGPRRHGSPSAANANPAGAAGRTTSEPSRGDRSPPPGSPPAAPDPRVPEAAVASEAHTATTTVIATAAASSASLPPGQAVLLRQRHGSGTGPRYATDPVLSLLLLAVHKVLRLLLGH from the exons ATGGAACAGCGGAATCGGCGCGGCGCCCTCGGATACCTGCCGCCTCTCCTGCTGCACGCCCTGCTGCTCTTCGTGGCCGACG CTACATTCACTGAAGTACCCAAAGATGTGACAGTACGGGAGGGAGACGACATCGAGATGCCGTGCGCGTTCCGGGCCAGCGGGGCCACCTCGTATTCGCTGGAGATTCAGTGGTGGTACCTCAAGGAGCCGCCCCGGGAACTGCTGCACGAGCTGGCGCTCAGCGTGCCGGGCGCCCGGAGCAAG ACGGTGCGCGTCCAGGGCAACGACATCTCTCACAGGCTCCGGCTGTCGGCCGTCCGGCTGCAGGACGAGGGCGTGTACGAGTGCCGCGTGTCGGACTACAGCGACGACGACACGCAGGAGCACAAAGCCCAGGCGCTGCTGCGCGTGCTCTCGCGCTTCGCGCCGCCCAACATGCAGGCCGCCGAGGCCGTGTCCCACATCCAAAGCAGCGGACCGCGACGCCACGGCTCCCCCAGCGCTGCCAACGCCAACCCGGCGGGTGCCGCGGGCCGCACCACCTCCGAGCCTAGCCGCGGTGACAGGAGCCCGCCGCCCGGGAGCCCTCCCGCCGCCCCGGATCCCAGAGTCCCCGAGGCTGCCGTCGCCTCCGAGGCGCACACGGCCACCACCACTGTCATCGCCACGGCTGCTGCTTCGTCGGCGTCGCTGCCACCAGGCCAGGCTGTCCTTCTGCGCCAGCGGCATGGCTCCG GCACTGGCCCGAGGTACGCCACGGACCcagtcctgtccctgctgctgttaGCCGTGCATAAGGtcctgcggctgctgctggggcACTGA